In Cryptomeria japonica chromosome 10, Sugi_1.0, whole genome shotgun sequence, a genomic segment contains:
- the LOC131032246 gene encoding uncharacterized protein LOC131032246, whose protein sequence is MAIDEMVRAGSKAEMSIEKRLWNVLKMGIFMARKGVLKHSRLLKMVGKNLGGSLMFNQSSTKNEMGVKQYEFSCSSSPKHPVFRFRKRKQLHHCLPSLSIPCMHSHPQAEEMVLNSFRYSVGPMFLDMTKEYITRDNLEVCQFNVVDKEFCYSDHLQIFEEWKTACSSSLHSSSRWSIREGEEGLYPVDKKAEEFIKKFYNEMELERQFSFCQYREMLARSVS, encoded by the coding sequence ATGGCAATAGATGAGATGGTGAGAGCAGGCAGTAAGGCTGAGATGTCAATCGAGAAGCGTCTTTGGAATGTGTTGAAAATGGGTATTTTTATGGCGAGAAAAGGGGTTTTGAAGCACAGCAGATTGCTTAAGATGGTTGGGAAGAACTTGGGTGGGAGCCTGATGTTTAATCAGAGCTCTACTAAAAATGAAATGGGTGTTAAGCAATATGAATTTTCATGCAGCAGCAGCCCTAAACATCCTGTCTTTCGTTTCAGGAAGAGGAAGCAGCTGCACCATTGCTTGCCTTCTTTATCTATTCCATGCATGCACTCACACCCACAAGCAGAAGAAATGGTGTTGAACAGTTTCAGATATAGTGTGGGTCCAATGTTCTTGGACATGACTAAAGAGTACATAACCAGAGACAATCTTGAGGTCTGTCAGTTTAATGTTGTTGATAAAGAATTTTGTTACAGTGATCATTTGCAGATATTTGAGGAGTGGAAAACAGCTTGTTCCTCATCACTGCACAGTAGCTCAAGATGGTCTATTCGTGAAGGTGAAGAAGGGCTGTACCCAGTGGACAAAAAGGCAGAGGAGTTCATTAAAAAGTTCTACAATGAAATGGAATTGGAGAGGCAGTTTTCTTTCTGTCAGTACAGGGAGATGCTGGCCAGAagtgtcagttga